One genomic region from Cygnus atratus isolate AKBS03 ecotype Queensland, Australia chromosome 18, CAtr_DNAZoo_HiC_assembly, whole genome shotgun sequence encodes:
- the LOC118260373 gene encoding GTP-binding protein Rhes-like — translation MSLVVKEKNHVRLVFLGAAGVGKTALIRRFLLDTFEPKHRRTVEELHSKEYEVSGATVTVEILDTSGSYSFPAMRKLSIQNSDAFALVYAVDDAESFESVKSLREEILEVKEDKFPPIVVVGNKAESGGERQVPAEDALSLVELDWNSRFVETSAKDNENVLEVFRELLQQANLPSRLSPALCKRRETFPKEHMLRPPMNKTNSCSVC, via the coding sequence ATGTCCCTGGTGGTGAAGGAGAAGAACCACGTGCGCCTGGTCTTCCTGGGCGCTGCTGGCGTGGGCAAGACGGCGCTGATCCGCCGCTTCCTGCTGGACACCTTCGAGCCCAAGCACCGGCGCACGGTGGAGGAGCTGCACAGCAAGGAGTATGAGGTGAGCGGTGCCACAGTCACGGTGGAAATCCTGGACACCAGCGGCAGCTACTCCTTCCCGGCCATGAGGAAGCTCTCCATCCAGAACAGCGACGCCTTTGCCCTGGTCTACGCCGTCGACGACGCTGAGTCCTTCGAGAGCGTCAAGAGCCTGCGGGAGGAGATCCTGGAGGTGAAGGAGGACAAGTTTCCCCCCATCGTGGTGGTCGGCAACAAGGCGGAGAGCGGCGGCGAGCGGCAGGTGCCGGCGGAGGACGCGCTGTCGCTGGTGGAGCTGGACTGGAACAGCCGCTTCGTGGAGACCTCGGCCAAGGACAATGAGAACGTGCTGGAAGTCttcagggagctgctgcagcaagccaACCTGCCCAGCCGGCTCAGCCCCGCGCTCTGCAAGAGGAGGGAGACGTTCCCCAAGGAGCACATGCTGCGGCCGCCCATGAACAAGACCAACAGCTGCTCGGTGTGCTGA